One Gossypium hirsutum isolate 1008001.06 chromosome A11, Gossypium_hirsutum_v2.1, whole genome shotgun sequence genomic window carries:
- the LOC107922784 gene encoding protein REVEILLE 6 isoform X2 — protein MALPGLGPFSTAETAASTVSSSEDPNKKIRKPYTISKSRESWTEPEHDKFLEALQLFDRDWKKIEAYVGSKTVIQIRSHAQKYFLKVQKSGTSEHLPPPRPKRKAAHPYPQKASKNVLGQPQVSEPLQSPAALLDTGYVLRSNPSLMLADPVTRAAASPQTNNAQTISFAQDKKGPGMANNSCSSTESTRKTTEVGDTTDQGNHGHALRVLPDFAQVYSFIGSVFDPNTKGHMQKLKKMDPIDVETVLLLMRNLSINLTSPDFEDHRRLLSSYEIDTETNNINSGACEAVDNNQSKRIT, from the exons ATGGCGTTACCTGGACTGGGGCCGTTTTCCACGGCGGAAACGGCGGCGTCCACGGTTTCATCTTCCGAGGATCCGAATAAGAAAATCCGAAAGCCCTACACTATAAGCAAGTCTAGAGAGAGCTGGACTGAACCTGAACACGACAAGTTCCTCGAAGCTCTTCAACT ATTTGACCGTGACTGGAAAAAGATTGAAGCTTATGTCGGGTCTAAGACTGTTATTCAG ATTCGTAGCCATGCCCAGAAATACTTTCTAAAGGTTCAAAAGAGTGGAACGAGTGAACATTTACCTCCGCCTCGACCTAAAAGAAAAGCCGCTCATCCATATCCTCAGAAAGCCTCCAAAAATG TTCTTGGGCAACCACAAGTATCTGAGCCTTTGCAGTCACCTGCTGCTTTACTCGACACTGGATATGTTCTTAGATCCAATCCCTCGTTGATGCTCGCGGACCCTGTTACTAGAGCTGCTGCTTCTCCCCAAACAAACAACGCACAAACCATCAGTTTTGCACAAGATAAAAAAG GTCCTGGGATGGCCAATAACTCATGTAGTAGCACTGAAAGTACCCGAAAGACGACAGAAGTTGGGGATACAACTGATCAGGGAAATCATGGTCATGCATTGAGAG TTTTGCCCGATTTTGCTCAAGTATACAGTTTTATTGGCAGCGTCTTTGATCCAAACACTAAGGGTCATATGCAGAAACTTAAGAAGATGGATCCGATAGATGTTGAAACA GTTTTGTTGCTGATGAGAAACCTCTCCATCAATCTGACAAGTCCTGATTTCGAGGATCAT AGAAGGTTGCTTTCTTCCTACGAGATTGACACCGAGACAAATAATATTAACAGTGGTGCCTGTGAAGCTGTTGATAACAACCAATCTAAACGAATCACTTAA
- the LOC107922784 gene encoding protein REVEILLE 6 isoform X1, translating into MALPGLGPFSTAETAASTVSSSEDPNKKIRKPYTISKSRESWTEPEHDKFLEALQLFDRDWKKIEAYVGSKTVIQIRSHAQKYFLKVQKSGTSEHLPPPRPKRKAAHPYPQKASKNAVLGQPQVSEPLQSPAALLDTGYVLRSNPSLMLADPVTRAAASPQTNNAQTISFAQDKKGPGMANNSCSSTESTRKTTEVGDTTDQGNHGHALRVLPDFAQVYSFIGSVFDPNTKGHMQKLKKMDPIDVETVLLLMRNLSINLTSPDFEDHRRLLSSYEIDTETNNINSGACEAVDNNQSKRIT; encoded by the exons ATGGCGTTACCTGGACTGGGGCCGTTTTCCACGGCGGAAACGGCGGCGTCCACGGTTTCATCTTCCGAGGATCCGAATAAGAAAATCCGAAAGCCCTACACTATAAGCAAGTCTAGAGAGAGCTGGACTGAACCTGAACACGACAAGTTCCTCGAAGCTCTTCAACT ATTTGACCGTGACTGGAAAAAGATTGAAGCTTATGTCGGGTCTAAGACTGTTATTCAG ATTCGTAGCCATGCCCAGAAATACTTTCTAAAGGTTCAAAAGAGTGGAACGAGTGAACATTTACCTCCGCCTCGACCTAAAAGAAAAGCCGCTCATCCATATCCTCAGAAAGCCTCCAAAAATG CAGTTCTTGGGCAACCACAAGTATCTGAGCCTTTGCAGTCACCTGCTGCTTTACTCGACACTGGATATGTTCTTAGATCCAATCCCTCGTTGATGCTCGCGGACCCTGTTACTAGAGCTGCTGCTTCTCCCCAAACAAACAACGCACAAACCATCAGTTTTGCACAAGATAAAAAAG GTCCTGGGATGGCCAATAACTCATGTAGTAGCACTGAAAGTACCCGAAAGACGACAGAAGTTGGGGATACAACTGATCAGGGAAATCATGGTCATGCATTGAGAG TTTTGCCCGATTTTGCTCAAGTATACAGTTTTATTGGCAGCGTCTTTGATCCAAACACTAAGGGTCATATGCAGAAACTTAAGAAGATGGATCCGATAGATGTTGAAACA GTTTTGTTGCTGATGAGAAACCTCTCCATCAATCTGACAAGTCCTGATTTCGAGGATCAT AGAAGGTTGCTTTCTTCCTACGAGATTGACACCGAGACAAATAATATTAACAGTGGTGCCTGTGAAGCTGTTGATAACAACCAATCTAAACGAATCACTTAA
- the LOC107922784 gene encoding protein REVEILLE 6 isoform X3 — protein MALPGLGPFSTAETAASTVSSSEDPNKKIRKPYTISKSRESWTEPEHDKFLEALQLFDRDWKKIEAYVGSKTVIQIRSHAQKYFLKVQKSGTSEHLPPPRPKRKAAHPYPQKASKNAVLGQPQVSEPLQSPAALLDTGYVLRSNPSLMLADPVTRAAASPQTNNAQTISFAQDKKGPGMANNSCSSTESTRKTTEVGDTTDQGNHGHALRVLPDFAQVYSFIGSVFDPNTKGHMQKLKKMDPIDVETVLLLMRNLSINLTSPDFEDHVAFFLRD, from the exons ATGGCGTTACCTGGACTGGGGCCGTTTTCCACGGCGGAAACGGCGGCGTCCACGGTTTCATCTTCCGAGGATCCGAATAAGAAAATCCGAAAGCCCTACACTATAAGCAAGTCTAGAGAGAGCTGGACTGAACCTGAACACGACAAGTTCCTCGAAGCTCTTCAACT ATTTGACCGTGACTGGAAAAAGATTGAAGCTTATGTCGGGTCTAAGACTGTTATTCAG ATTCGTAGCCATGCCCAGAAATACTTTCTAAAGGTTCAAAAGAGTGGAACGAGTGAACATTTACCTCCGCCTCGACCTAAAAGAAAAGCCGCTCATCCATATCCTCAGAAAGCCTCCAAAAATG CAGTTCTTGGGCAACCACAAGTATCTGAGCCTTTGCAGTCACCTGCTGCTTTACTCGACACTGGATATGTTCTTAGATCCAATCCCTCGTTGATGCTCGCGGACCCTGTTACTAGAGCTGCTGCTTCTCCCCAAACAAACAACGCACAAACCATCAGTTTTGCACAAGATAAAAAAG GTCCTGGGATGGCCAATAACTCATGTAGTAGCACTGAAAGTACCCGAAAGACGACAGAAGTTGGGGATACAACTGATCAGGGAAATCATGGTCATGCATTGAGAG TTTTGCCCGATTTTGCTCAAGTATACAGTTTTATTGGCAGCGTCTTTGATCCAAACACTAAGGGTCATATGCAGAAACTTAAGAAGATGGATCCGATAGATGTTGAAACA GTTTTGTTGCTGATGAGAAACCTCTCCATCAATCTGACAAGTCCTGATTTCGAGGATCAT GTTGCTTTCTTCCTACGAGATTGA